Within Cloacibacillus sp., the genomic segment ATCTATGCCCAGTTGATCAATTTGGTGGTGTACGCGGAACGAGCCAATGAAAAAGACCTGGATCTTTCCATACGCGTAGAAACTGACCAACGGCTGGCAGCTCATCTTTTGGCGGAATATGTCGCAAGAGCGCTGGAGGGACAGGAGCCAGAGGACTGGGAATGCTACGCACTGGAGCCTGGGGCTGCTGAAGCTGAAAAAAAAGGCCTCCCACGCGTCGGCTATCTCATGAGCGTCTATAATCAGTACGCCAATAACTGTAACGACATGATCTATGGCGCCGACAGCCATAACATGTTATCTGTCTTTATGCATCCCAATGAAGTGCTCGACGGCGCGCGCGCCGCTCAATTCGGTCTGATGGGTCAAACGACCGCAGCTTACGGTTTTCAAAATGATCCGACTCTCAAACATCTGTATAAGGAGCACGGCAAAACTATCAATTTTATTGGCGTAGTGCTGTACCCCACGGACGTATCGAACAACATGAAGCTTCGCGTTAAAAACGCAAGCGGTCAGCTTGCTTCTGCTCTAAAACTTGACGCTGCGGTTGTCAGCGAATGGGTGGGCGGCAGCAACGCGGATGTCGATTTCTTCTATCAGTTGGCGGAATTGGAAGACCGCGGCATCAAGACCGTAGGGATCATGGCGGAGCACGGCGGTAAAATGATGCAGGATCTCCGCGGAAACGCAATTGTTTCAGGAGGAGACACTGGCGCAATTTATGAATTGCCTGCAATGGATCTTGTCATTGGAGATATCCAGTCCACAGTCAGGGACTATTTCTATGGCTCCTGGCCCGTGCATAGTGAGTACGGACCAAGTCTGAGGCCGGACGGCTCGTTGATAGTCAATATGTACATGATAGCGGACGGCGGTAATACGACGGGCTTCCTGACCAAGACAGTCAAAGAATACTAAGAGATACTTTAGGAGGAGCTATTGATGAGACAAGCAATTTTATTTATCAATCAGTTCTTTGCCGGCGTTGGCGGCGAAGGGCAGGCAGATTTTGAACCGGTCATTCTGGATGGCCCTGTAGGTCCAGGGATAGCGTTGCAAGCTGCTTTGACGAATGTAACTATTACTCACACCGTAGCCTGCGGCGATAACTTTATGAACAGCAACCGTGATGAAGCGATCGCCATGATCCAAAAATTCCTGGATGATAAAAGCTTTGATCTGTTCCTGGCAGGCCCAGCTTTTCAGTCTGGACGCTATGGCATGAGCTGCGGCGAGTTGTGCAAGTTTGTCAGCGAGCATTACAACGTACCGGCTGTTACAAGCATGAACGAAGAAAGTCCCGGCGTTGACGCTTATCGTGAAAATCCGAATATCTACATCGTCAAAGGACATAAAAGCGCCGCAAAAATGCGCGCAGACGTCGAGGCGATCGCTAAACTAGCCAATAAGCTGGCAGCAGGTGAAGATATCCTCTGGGCGGAGGCCGAGGGCTACTTTGGACGCGGGATCCGCAGGGAGGTTTTTGTGGAAAAAACGGCCTCCGAGCGTGCAGTAGATATGCTGCTTGCCAAATTAGCCGAAAAACCATATACGACAGAATACAAAATAGAGGTCCACGACGTGGTGCAGCCCGCTCAGGCCGTGGCCGACCTACAGACGTGCAAAATCGCTCTAATTAACAGCGGGGGGCTCGTGCCTGTTGGAAATCCCGATCGCATGCCTTCGGGCACAGCCTCTATTTGGAAGCTTTACCCCACTGATGAGCTGGACGCATTTTTGCCTGGCGAATTTTATAGTGTTCACGGAGGCTTCAGCACAGATTTCGTCAACGCCGATCCCGAAGCGCTGGTGCCATTAAAAACCGTCAAAGAATTACTTAAAGAGGGCGCTTTTGGAGCGCTTGCACCTTTCTTGTACAGCACTACCGGCAATTTGACCGCTTTGAAGGATGCTCGTCGGATGGGCAAGGAGATGGCGGAAGATCTCAAAAGTAAACAGGTCAGTGCGGCAATTTACGTATCCACCTGAGGAAGCTGCACGCGTTGCGGTGCAACGATGGTAAAAGAGCTGGAAAAAGCAGGTATCCCCACCGCTCATATAACAAACATGACGCCTGTTGCGAAGGTCACAGGAAGCAACCGAATCGTTCCGGGGGTCGCGATCACGAATCCGTGCAGTGACGTGACGCTGCCTAAGGACGAGCAGGAAATAATGAGAAGAAAGCTTATAGAACGCGCACTTGAGGCAGTCTCTACGGACGTTTCCGGTCCCACATTTTTTTGATTTGAACTTTGCGGCTGAGGTGTGATTACACCTCAGCCGCTTCGTCTGAAGCTGAGAGAAAACGGCGTTACGTACACTGCCCAAGGCTGTAACGCAGCTCACGCAGAAAACTAAAATATCAAGAAAGGAGGATTCATAATGGGACCTTTTGGAATTCCTTGGTCTATCACTGCTGTTTACGTTCTTGGCGCAATCGGAGTGCCGATCGCCATTGAAATCATGCTCCACTCCAGCTGGTGGAAGAAACAGTCCGATTACTACTATTCTTTCAATGACAAACAGAAGAAAGTATAGCAAAAGACAGGCATCAGAATAGGAAGGAGAGGTTGTCTATGAAAATTAGTTGGTTACAAATTGGAATGGCAATTAGTTATATGGTGGTTCTTATCTGTGTGGGCATGTATATGAGCCGGAAAGTGAAAACAAGCTCCGACTATTGGATAGGCGGAAGGTCGGTAGGGCCTGTCGCAACGGCCATTTCGTACTGCGCGGCCTACTACAGCACGGTGGCGATCATCGGTGGCCCTCCGCTATACTATCTTTACGGGATGGGTTACTCCGCACTGGAATGTTTTTTAAATGTTTTCCTTACCGGGTTTGTGATTTTTGTTTTGTTTGCGCCAAAAATGCGGGCCATTTCCGAACGGGTGGACGTAGTATCTCTTTCCGGGTTTTTGGCAGTGCGCTACCGTTCCAACAAGATCAGGTTGATTTGTGCGATCATCATAGCGCTCATGATGATTCCCTACGCTATGTCATGCGTCAAAGGTATCGGAGACGCGTTGACTTCAATCGCCGGGATCCCGTATCAAATCAGCGTCGTCGTCATTGTCATAGTCTCGTTTGCCTATCTGATCACCAGCGGTTACTGGGGCGCTGCCACAGTTGATCTAATCCAGGGGCTTACCATCACTCTGGCGGTCGTGGTTACGGCTATTGCCATCTTGATACACACCGGCGGCATTACCCCGATAGTGAGCTATATGGTGAATGAACATCCGAATCACGCCACTATGACTGGCGGGCTGTCGTGGAGCGCGATTTTCAGCTACGCGGGAGTTTGGGCCTTTATAGCGTTTGGGCAGCCACAGCTCACTACAAAATTCCTGGCTTTGAAAGACAACCGCACCGTAGGCGCCGTAATGCGCATATCCACAGCGTGGCAAATCATATACTGGCTGTGCACGGCGATCATTGGCATGGGCGCGCTGTATCTCTACAAAGGGAAGGGGTTTGTCAATATTGATTTAATAGCTCCTACTGCGGCAGCAGATTTCGGCGGCTCGATTACTGCAGGGATATTCCTGTGCGGCGCTCTTGCCGCAGGCTTTTCCACAGTTGCGGCGCTTGTGTTGACTTCATCCGCCGCGGTTGCAAAGGATATCTATGAAGACTATCGTTCCATTGCCACAGGAAAACAGGTGGATTCCACAAAATCCGTCAAACTTTCCAGGGTCGTCACAGGAATCGTGTTGCTTGTCATTGGAGTTGGATCCTTGTATCCGCTTGATTTTGTATGGTCCCTCTCTACGATGTCGGCCGGTGTCATGGGCGCTGCTTTTACGGCCCCAATCTTGCTGGGGATTTACTGGAAACGGGTCACCACTCAGGGATGCTTTGCTGCAATAATCGGAGGCTCTATACTCTCCATAATCTGGTATATTACAGGTATGTCCAGCCTTGTGCACTCATTTGTGCCTGGTACGCTCTTGTCTTTTATACTGATGGTCGTGGTCTCCCTTATGACGCGACCCATGCCGAAAGAACATGTTGACGTGTTCTTCGAGGCAAACTGCGATCAGGAGAAGATAGACGCGGCGATTGCCAGCGCAAAATAATAGAGTGCTCTCACGAGGCCGTATAACAGCCCCGTGAGGGCGCTCTCTTTTTCGTATCTCAAAACATTCAAGACGCAATCGCAGTTATGTTTTTCAAAGAGGGACGCCGCTTACGATAAAATAAGGCGGCGTCTCTTTATGTCAAGCCATTCTTGGCGGATTTTGCGCGAGGTACCAAAAGCGTTCTATTGCGCGACTATTTGCTTATTTATTGAAGCCTTCCACAAATGTTTTGATGAACCAGATGGTCTGCGGCTGATAGATGATGTCTACGAGGAACGCTCCCACGATGGGGACTATCATCATGGCGCGGCGGCTCATTCCATATCTTTCGTTGACGGCCGTCATGTTGACTATCGCGGAAGGCGTCGCGCCGAGCCCGTGGCCGCAGAGGCCGGCGCACATGACCGCCGCGTCGTAGTTCGAGCCAAGTACCCTGAATACGATGAAATAACTTGCCGCGATCATAAAGAGCACCTGACAGACAAGGACTGGCAGCACTCCGCCGACCAACCCTTCCAGTTCCCACAGCTTCAGCGTCATCAAGGCTATCGACAAATAGAGCGACAGCATGACGTAGCCGATGCCGTCAACAAGCACGAAGTCGAATTTGTAGAGGTGCATGCCTTCGTTTAAGTTGCGCAGGACAACGGCGGCAAACATAGCGCCTACGTACGAGGGAAAGCTCGTGCCGACCGTGTTTCCTATCCAGCCTGAAATGAGGACGCCGGCTGCCATGCATACCAGTATTGCGGCAACGTTTTTCATGATGTCGATTGTGGAGAGGCGCTTTTCTGACGTCGCGTCGGCGCAGCCCGTCTCAGAATTAAAGTCTTCGTTTTCGTCAGCCTTTAAGTTATGCTTGACTATCAGGCGTTGTCCCACCGGGCCGCCTATGATCACCGCGCTGATGAGGCCGAAGGTGGCGGCTCCCATCCCAACGAGCGAGGCGGAGGGGTATCCCATTTCGACAAAGGTGGAGCCGTAAACCCCGGCCGCGCCGTGGCCTCCGATCATTGAGACGGCGCTGGAAAGCAGCGCGTATGGAGCCGGCAGACCAATTAGTTTGCCAACGACGACCCCTATGATGTTTTGGCATATCGAGACGGCGCCCGCGACAAGCCAGTAGACGATAAGCAGCGCGCCGCCCTTTTTTAAGAGTTTGAAGCTGGCGCCCAGGCCGACCGTTGTAAAAAATGCCAGCATGAACGGGGCTTGGAAATATGTATCAAAATCAATAGAAAATCTTCCTGTCTTATATCCGAAATAGGTTGCAAACATAAAGATAAAACCGCCGACGACGGGCGCGGGGATGCAGTATTTAACTAAAAAGCCGAGCTTGCTTTTTACGTGATAGCCAAGAAGCAGCAACAGCGCCGATACAGCCACCGTTACGATGGCTCCGGTTTTGATTATCAGTAAACCGTAAATTATTTCAAACGACATTTTCAACGCTCCGCTCTTTTTGACCTACATTTGTATTTTATTCAGAACGTCAAAAGCTGTCAATCGTCGGGGCATGGGCGGCGATGATGTGCGGCCGTAAAGCCGCTCACTACCGCGGGCCGTCGGCGCTATGGATGAAAAAGTCTATTACGTCGCGGCAGAGCTCCGACGCGGCCATGGTTATCTCTTCTATTTCTTTGGGCGACGCGTCGTCTATGTGGACGCCGGCGCTTACCGTGACGCGGCAGTTCAGCGCGGCCGCCGTCATGCGTGCGGCAGAGCGCGCAAGTTCGTCGTCGCGGTGTCCCGCTGCGCAGATTGAACTGACGCAGGCTGAGGCCGCGCCGCCGAGTCCCGGGGCTGCCGCGGCAAAGGCGACGGCTCCAATGTGCGGAGCGCTTCCGCCGCATATACAGAGGTTCAGGTCGTTTCCGCAAAGGAGCGCCGCTGCTGTGAGGCAGCACCTGGCGCCCGCCGCTTTTGTGAAGATCTTGACTGGCCATTCGCCGCACGCCGCGTTCATTTCGCGCGCGCCTCCGGGCCGTCCCACGCGCGGAAATTTTCAAATTTCAGATAGAACTGCATCAGCGCCTTTCCGGTAAAATGGTCGATTTGATGTTTAACGTCCTGTTCGTCGTGGTAAAAGGTAAGCATAGGCGGGAGTATCACCGCGCCGTCTTCTGCGGCCCTCAGCATGTTCCTAAGGTGCGAGCGGGCAAGCGGTGATTCTCTTGGCGCCAGCACCAGTTTGCGCCCCTCTTTGAGAGTAGCGTCCGCCGCGCGTATGAGCAGATTTTCGTCGTAACCGTTAGCTATTCCAGAAAGTGTTTTCATGCTGCATGGCGCTATGATCATTCCGTCAGTTTCAAATGAGCCGCTTGCAACCCGCGCCGCCATGTCGTTTACGTCATAGGAATAGTCGGCTAAGGCCGCGGCGTCTTCTGCCGTGAGCGCGGTTTCGCAGGAAAGCGTCAGCTTTGCCGCATCGGTGATGATAAGATGCGTCTCCACCTCCTTGTGCGCCCTGAGCGCCTTAAGTATGCTGCAGCCGAGTATTGCGCCGCTTGCCCCTGAAATACCTACTATGATCCGCATTGTACCACCCCGTTTTGTTTGTGATATACTGAAAATATGGAGGATCGCCATAATGGAGCCTATTGAAAATAAATCGCTTGCCGTGCTGATAAGCCGGCTTCAACGCAATTTCAAACGTTACTGCGAAAAGCGCCTCAAAGAAGAGGGGCTTAATATAAGCGTCTATTACTACCTCAAATACATAGAAGCAAACGACGGCTGCACTTTGAACGATCTCACGCGCCACATGCACGTGGACAAGGCGCATACGACGCGCATCGTGCGTCAGCTTGAGACTCTCGCCTGGACGGAGCGCGGGAGCAATCAACGCGATATGCGCGAGAGCGCGCTGCACATCACAGCTTTAGGAAAAAAGACGGCCGCACGGCTGGAGCAGATATTCTTTGACTGGGACGCGCACCTTGCGGATCTTTTTTCCGAGGCGGAGGCGGACGCTCTGCGCGAGGCGCTTTCGCGCGCCTACGCGCTCGTAGACGAAGAGGTCGGCGGCGCGCCGCTTCGCACATGGAACGGAGCGCTGCCTCTCAAAGACCCCAAATAGAATGTCCGCTATCCCTTTTGCCGCGCCGGTTTTTTCAGCGTGTAATATTCTGTAAACGGAACGCGAGTGCGCCGGTAATATTCGTCAAGCTCGAAATAGTCTCCTGCTGTCGCCATGTCGGCGCGGCGGGTGAGCTTTTGCGACCATCCGCCAAGGTCGTAGCCGTACCACGGCATACTTAGGTTCAGCTCCGGCAGCCCCAGCTCTTTCCATATCTCACATGCGCGTTCCATATACTCCCTGCGCGGGAGCGAGACTGGGCTGAACTTGCGTCCGCGTAGCGTCGCGTCTATGAGCACGACAGACTGCGGCGCGTCTCCGTTCAGCGTGGTGCAGTTGCCCTCTTCGTCAAGCGGGCCGAACGGCGGGAGAGGCCCTTTTTTGAATCCGCGGATTATCTGCATGTCGGCGTCAGGTTCGCAGCGCACGCTTATCGCCCAAAGGACCTTTTCAATGCTGCGAGGGTCGATGTCGCTGTCAACGGCGACTATCATCTTGCTGCCAAGAGCGTAGGCCGAGGCCGCGGCCATCATCGCGCGCACCACCTCGTCGTTTGCGGGATTGTCGAACTGAATGACGGTAAGAGCCTTCGCGCCGAATTCTTTGTTGTAGCAGTAGACTTCCTTGACGCTCTTTATGCCCATTTCGCCTACAAGCCGCCGCGTCAGCACGCCGTTTGCGTTTATGCCGAGCATCACGCTGCTTTCCGTAGGCGGCGCCTGGCTCAGCAGCGTTTCAAATATCGCGTCCTTTCGATAGGTGACGCATTTCAGTTCCATGAAAAGGTCGTGATGGCTCGGGTTCATATAGCCGTGGTATTCGCCGAACGGCCCCTCTATCTCAAGCTCGTCCATCTTGATGACGCCTTCAAAGACGATCTCAGCGTTTGCCGGAACCATCAAATTTGACGTTTTGCACCTCACTACCGGTATGGATTCTCCCATCATCGCGCCCGCGACGCCTATCTCGTCCATTCCGCGCGGAGCTTTCAGCGTCGCCGCGTAGTTCAGAGCGGGCGGCCCTCCTATCACGATAGCCACCGGAAGGTCTACGCCCATCTCCACAGCGCTCTTTATATGGATAAAAATATCCTGCTGCGGCCCGAGTATTTTCAGCCCGCAGCGCGTCGGAGACTTGATGTGCGCCCTGTAGTTGCCGACGTTTCTTTCGCCGGTTGCAGGGTCTTCTGTTACCCACTGCGCGCAGGTGAGAAACGGCGCAGGGTCGAACCCAGGCGTGCTTATCGGGATGGGGAAGAGGTCAAAGCCGTGCTGCGCGTTTTCGTCTTTATCGACGCGGACGACCACCTCCTGCACGGGAGCTTCCGTCACCTCGTGCGGTTCGATCGGACGGCTGATCGCCTCGTCGATTTTTTTCAGCACTTCGCTTGCCTTACAGTCGATGCCCATTTCGTACATCTTTTCGCTTGCAGCCATCGCCCCTATAAGCACCGGAGTATCGTAATGCCGCCCCTTTGAATCCACGACGTTCTCAAAGAGAAAGGCCCTGCGCTGCTTTTCCGGCAGTGATAAAAACTGTAGACGGCAGAGCGGGTTCAGCTCCGTGTCTTTGTTGATAGGTCTTGTGATTCGCAGCAACATGCCGTTTGCTTCAAGCAGCGCGATATGCTCATGCAGATCTTTGCTTGCCATATAAGTACCCCCTTCATTGCAGGTCGGTTTTATTTTTTATTACGGTAGCACCGTTAGTTGATTGAGTCAACTATATTGAGCGGTTAAAGATGAAGACGAGGGAAAATTGCGGAGAAAAAAGTTCGGCGCGGCTGGGAAAGAGCCACCGCCGCGCCGAACTTTTTTAGTGATTTTACAGTGTTTTATCCAAGGATGGCCTTCAAGTCCTCTTTTGCGTCGCCTGTCGGTTTGATCTCGAACTTTTCTACGAGCACCTTCAGCACCTCCGGGCCGATGAATGAGGGAAGCGTTGGCCCAAGTCGGATGTTCTTTATGCCGAGGAAGAGCAGCGAAAGCAAGATGCAGACGGCCTTTTGTTCGTACCATGAGAGTACAAGCGAAAGAGGCAGGCCGTTTACGTCTGTGCCGAAGGCCTCCGCAAGCGCCATCGCAATTCTTACGGCGGAGTATGCGTCGTTGCATTGGCCGCAGTCGAGCAGACGCGGAATGCCTTCGATGTAGCCGAAGTCGAGTTTGTTGAAACGGTATTTTCCGCAGGCGAGCGTCAGTATCGCACAGTCATTTGGAACGTTTTCCGCAAAGTCGGTGTAGTAGTTGCGCCCAGGCTTTGCGCCGTCGCAGCCTCCTATAAGGAAGAAATGGCGCAGCTTTCCGGCCTTCACAAGCTCTATCACCTTAGGCGCGGCCGCCATGACGGCGTTGTGGGCAAAGCCTATCGTGATGCGTTTTTCAGGCGCGTCTTCGGTGAAGCCGGGGGCGGCAAGGGCCGCCTCGATGACGGGCGCGAAATCGTAATTTTCGATGTGGCGCACGCCGGGCCATTCCACAAGCTCCATCGTGAAGATGCGGTCAATGTATGTCGGCTTCGGACGCTGGATGCAGTTCGTGCTCATGACGATAGCGCCGGGGAATTCGTCAAACTCTGTCTGCTGGTTCTGCCACGCGCCGCCGTAGTTCCCAACGAGGTGCGGATATTTTTTCAGAGCCGGATAGGCGTTGCACGGCAGCATCTCGCAGTGCGTGTAGACGTTGACGCCAGTGCCTTCGGTCTGTTTCAGCAGCTCTTCAAGCGCCTTCAGGTCGTGGCCGGAAATGAGGACGGCCTTGCCCTTTACGGGCGTGACGCGTACAGAGGTGGGTTCCGGGTCGCCGTACGTTCCGGTGTTGGCCGCGTCAAGCATTGCCATGACGGAGATGTTTGTCTCGCCTATCTTTAGATTGAGCGCCAGCATCTTCTCCACCGTAATGTCGCTGCAAAGCAGTGAGGCCATCGCCTCTATAAAGAAGGCGTCGACCTTTTCGTCCGTGCGGCCAAGCTCGCGCGCGTGGAAGGCGTAGGCCGCCGTTCCCTTCAGCCCATAGATGGCAAGCCACTTAAGGCCGCCAAGGTCCGCGCCGTATTTTTCGATGTCTGTGCGCGGCGAGAACGGCGCGGCTGCCGCCGTCATCTCTTCAAAGCTCTCCTCGCGCGGCGCGGGTTCTTCTGCCGTTTTTGCGGCAAGAGCCGTTGTGCTCGCGATTTTTGCCGCTATGCTTTTTGCGTCGAAATTGACATTTGTCACTGTGGAGAAGAGGTTGTCGATTATTACTCCGGCCACCGACTCTGTAGGCGCGCCCTTTTCTACGGCCGCGCGCGCAAGCAGCATCGTGCGGTGCAGCAGCAGGTCTTGAAGGTCGGAGCAGACTGGTTCTTTTCCGCAGACGCCGGACACTTCACAGGCAATATTTTTAGCTCTCTGTTCACACTGATAGCAAAACATATTTTATCTCCCCTTTGTTTATGATTAATAACATAATTAAGTATCTTAATGCTTTAATTGCTGATATAAGAGTAGCGCATCTTAAATATTTTTGCAAGCCCTTTTCTTGGTAATTTCAGGAAATAATACTGAATCTTGACGAAGGCGCCGCCACCCCCTGCTTATTTAAAAAAGTTAAAAAAAATGTGGACAATGGCGGCTGTTTTGTGTTTGCTACTTGCAATATTTATAAAAGCGAGATATACCTGATAGTAATTACTATTTATGTACGACATCATTGGAAATGTAGGGATGTTTCGGGATGATTGAACAACAAAGCAGCGAAAGACCAGAGCACTATAACGACGACCAGTTTCTGACAGCCAGATCATTCCCGGCTGGTATCTGTAAATTTTTGCCTGACGAGGCGTTTACCGTTACTTTTATAAATGGGAAGGCGCTGGCCGTTGTCGGCGTCGACTATGCAGAAAATCTTCTTTCTCTGATCCACGAGAAGGATTTTGGCCGCTTTCATGATGAAGTGACGGCAAATATATCGCAGGGCGCGTATGATTTTCAGTGCGAAGCGAGGATAGTTCGCAAAGACGGCGGCGGCGCGTGGCTTTTGTTCTCCATTTCCTACGATCCCACGACAAATGAAGCCGCAGCCGTGCTGGTGGATATGACTTTGCGCAGGCGCGCCGAAGAACAGCTTCGCGTCAAAGAAGAAGAATACAGCATGGTGATGGCGCATACCAATAAACATATTTTTCGTTTTGACGTGCGCCAACGGAAGGCCTACCTTCCAAAGGACACGCTTGAACTTCTGGGCTACTTCGGCGACGTCGAGATAAACGTTCCAAATTCTGTGCTGGCCTCCGGCGCGCTGCCCGCTGAGAGCCAGGCCGTTTACGTAAAATTTTTTGAGGATATGGTGGCAGGCATTCCCAACGGCCAGGCCTACATACAGTTTCGCGTCAAGGACGGCTCTTTTCGCTGGTTCCGCATGAACTATTCGCTCGTATGCGACGAGGACGGAGAACCTTGGCAGGGCATCGTCTCCTTTGAGGACGTCACAGAACTGCGCGAGCGCGAGGCGGCCTATCAGAAATGGAAGCAGACCTACCGCGCAATAGACCCGCAGAAGATGATGTACTATGAATTCAACCTTACGCAGAGAACCTGCGAATGTGAAGAGGGCTAGCTGGTGCCTCACATTTCGCGGGCAGGCAATTTTACGATGGAGGCCATGACGGAGATCGCCGCGGCAAATACCCTCTACGAAAATGACCGCGACAGCTACGAACAGTTTTTCAACGTTGAACGAATGAAGGGGCTTTACGCGCAGAATAAACGTACGGACATGCTGGAGTTCCGCTATTACGCGAAGGACGGCTCTGTGAGATGGGCGCGCGCCGTCATCGACCTGCTGCAATACCCCTATTCCACCGATATAAAATGCTATTTGCTCATTGAGGACGTCCACGAGGGACGTATCGCCAATATCACTCTGCTTGAGCGCTCAACGCGCGATTCGCTCACCTCCGTGCTGAACAGGAGGGCCTTTGAGGATTCCGTAAAAGAGCTGCTGGAGGGCGAGGCCCTGGGTGACGGCGCGGTAGTTATGATGCTTGACGTGGACGGCTTTAAATATGTCAATGATTCTATGGGACACGCCGTCGGCGACGACGTGCTCATTCACGTCGCTGAGAGCATTTCTTCGCTGATGCGCCCAGGGGAGATGGTAGGCCGCATGGGCGGCGACGAATTTATGATATGCCTGCGCGGCGCATCCCGTGCCGAGGCCGCGGCGCGCGCCGATATGATAGGCCGCCTCGCACGTCTTTACGAAAAGGAAAGCGTAAACGTTTCAGTGAGCATAGGGCTTGCCATGTACCCCGACGACGCACGGAACTTTGAGGACATATACAGATGTGCGGACCGCGCCCTCTACGCGGCAAAGAACGAGGGCAAGGACCGGCACATGTTTTACGACGCCTGCATGGAAGAAAACGGCGTCGCTGCGCAAGTGGGGGAAGGCTCCGCGCTGTTCGATAAAAAAGCGCACGTCCCGCAGTTTCAGGCGCTGCGTGAAAAAATATTGGAGGCCAGCCGCCGCGCGGCGGATGACGGACGCGACCTCTCAAAATTAAATTCGCTGATGCTGCGTATGCGCACCTCGGTCTTTGAATGGAACGCGGAGGAGGGCCTCGTGCAGTGCAGCGGCGCGCTCTACGATTATCTGCTCTTTGACGAGGGCCGGATAGACAAAGTGGTGCAAAATCCCGCGATTGACGCGCTCCATCCAGACGACGCGGAGCTGTATAAAAAGAACGTCACCTACAGCTTTTTCTACGGCGCGCAAAACCTCCGCACCGTATGCAGGCTGAAGCGTCACGACGGCGTCTACGCACAGTGCCGTTTCAATATATTCTGCGAACGCAACAAACAGGGCGGCCTCTTGCGCGTCTCCGGGATGCTTCAGGAACTGGGCCGGGAGTTCCGTGTGCAGGACCTATATCCGGAGATGGTCGTCAATAATATGATCGCGGGTTCCGTAGTGCTGGAAGTTTCCGATAAAATGCAGTTTGTCTACGCGACCCCATCCTTTTACAAAGTGACCGGCATCCAGGAGGATGTTTCGCTTGCCTGCGATTTTGAAAATACGCTGATGAAGGTGCTGCCGGACGACCGCTAACATATCCGCAGCGCGCTTAAAACAGCCGCGGCTCTTGGAAAGGCGGAGGCCGTTTACAGAGTCATTCTTGCCGAAGGCATCGGGTGGAGATGCGCGCGGATATCCGTAGCGCAGAAAAACGCCGCTTGCGCCGTTTGCGTAGCCACCGTTTTTGACGTAACGAGCCAGCAGATGTACGGCGCATACCTTCGCGCCGCGGCGGAACTGACGCGCAGCGGGATGTTCGTCTATGAGAGCGGCAAGCCTGTAAAGCTAACGGCAGCAAGCGATTGGTTCAAAAAAAATGTGCTCAGAAGCGGCGAAGATGAGAAAATTTTTAAAGAGGAACACCTTACAAGGCTTATTGCGCCAGAGGCGCTGGAGTCGGTAAAAAAGAGGCTTGACGCAAACGCCGCAACGCAGCAGGAAAATGCCGTCTCATGCCGCATAAACCTGCGTGGCGCGCCAGGCGCTCCCGCGAAGC encodes:
- a CDS encoding glycine/sarcosine/betaine reductase component B subunit — encoded protein: MKKLEIGNFHVRDIFFGEETAFKNGVLTVNKKEAIAYLNPEGKLTNIELYVVRPGDSARLVPAKAAVEPRYRPDGRAVFPGYTGPMESAGDGVLYALKGMSVICCGKYGNMVDGMIDMSGPAAKHSIYAQLINLVVYAERANEKDLDLSIRVETDQRLAAHLLAEYVARALEGQEPEDWECYALEPGAAEAEKKGLPRVGYLMSVYNQYANNCNDMIYGADSHNMLSVFMHPNEVLDGARAAQFGLMGQTTAAYGFQNDPTLKHLYKEHGKTINFIGVVLYPTDVSNNMKLRVKNASGQLASALKLDAAVVSEWVGGSNADVDFFYQLAELEDRGIKTVGIMAEHGGKMMQDLRGNAIVSGGDTGAIYELPAMDLVIGDIQSTVRDYFYGSWPVHSEYGPSLRPDGSLIVNMYMIADGGNTTGFLTKTVKEY
- a CDS encoding glycine/betaine/sarcosine/D-proline family reductase selenoprotein B; the protein is MRQAILFINQFFAGVGGEGQADFEPVILDGPVGPGIALQAALTNVTITHTVACGDNFMNSNRDEAIAMIQKFLDDKSFDLFLAGPAFQSGRYGMSCGELCKFVSEHYNVPAVTSMNEESPGVDAYRENPNIYIVKGHKSAAKMRADVEAIAKLANKLAAGEDILWAEAEGYFGRGIRREVFVEKTASERAVDMLLAKLAEKPYTTEYKIEVHDVVQPAQAVADLQTCKIALINSGGLVPVGNPDRMPSGTASIWKLYPTDELDAFLPGEFYSVHGGFSTDFVNADPEALVPLKTVKELLKEGAFGALAPFLYSTTGNLTALKDARRMGKEMAEDLKSKQVSAAIYVSTUGSCTRCGATMVKELEKAGIPTAHITNMTPVAKVTGSNRIVPGVAITNPCSDVTLPKDEQEIMRRKLIERALEAVSTDVSGPTFF
- the gltS gene encoding sodium/glutamate symporter, which translates into the protein MSFEIIYGLLIIKTGAIVTVAVSALLLLLGYHVKSKLGFLVKYCIPAPVVGGFIFMFATYFGYKTGRFSIDFDTYFQAPFMLAFFTTVGLGASFKLLKKGGALLIVYWLVAGAVSICQNIIGVVVGKLIGLPAPYALLSSAVSMIGGHGAAGVYGSTFVEMGYPSASLVGMGAATFGLISAVIIGGPVGQRLIVKHNLKADENEDFNSETGCADATSEKRLSTIDIMKNVAAILVCMAAGVLISGWIGNTVGTSFPSYVGAMFAAVVLRNLNEGMHLYKFDFVLVDGIGYVMLSLYLSIALMTLKLWELEGLVGGVLPVLVCQVLFMIAASYFIVFRVLGSNYDAAVMCAGLCGHGLGATPSAIVNMTAVNERYGMSRRAMMIVPIVGAFLVDIIYQPQTIWFIKTFVEGFNK
- a CDS encoding UbiX family flavin prenyltransferase produces the protein MRIIVGISGASGAILGCSILKALRAHKEVETHLIITDAAKLTLSCETALTAEDAAALADYSYDVNDMAARVASGSFETDGMIIAPCSMKTLSGIANGYDENLLIRAADATLKEGRKLVLAPRESPLARSHLRNMLRAAEDGAVILPPMLTFYHDEQDVKHQIDHFTGKALMQFYLKFENFRAWDGPEARAK
- a CDS encoding MarR family transcriptional regulator; this encodes MEPIENKSLAVLISRLQRNFKRYCEKRLKEEGLNISVYYYLKYIEANDGCTLNDLTRHMHVDKAHTTRIVRQLETLAWTERGSNQRDMRESALHITALGKKTAARLEQIFFDWDAHLADLFSEAEADALREALSRAYALVDEEVGGAPLRTWNGALPLKDPK